A genome region from Nocardiopsis exhalans includes the following:
- the nusB gene encoding transcription antitermination factor NusB, which translates to MSGARRKARRRAVEVLYESEVRSTSVEDVIKRRRAQPEPPINEFTELLARSVDERRARIDELLDEYAIGWTLERMPVVDRNILRMGAYELLWAEDIPDGVAIAEAVGVAKELSTDESPNFISGLLSRLMENKSTLSL; encoded by the coding sequence TGGTGCACGGCGTAAGGCCCGTCGGCGCGCGGTGGAGGTCCTCTACGAATCCGAGGTGCGTTCCACCTCGGTGGAGGACGTCATCAAGCGTCGCCGGGCCCAGCCCGAACCGCCGATCAACGAGTTCACCGAGCTGTTGGCCCGCTCCGTCGATGAGCGGCGCGCACGCATCGACGAACTCCTCGACGAGTACGCCATCGGGTGGACCCTGGAGCGCATGCCGGTCGTGGACCGCAACATCCTCCGGATGGGCGCCTACGAGCTGCTGTGGGCCGAGGACATCCCCGACGGCGTGGCGATCGCCGAGGCCGTCGGTGTGGCCAAGGAGCTTTCCACCGACGAGTCGCCCAACTTCATCAGCGGACTTCTGTCTAGGCTGATGGAGAACAAGTCGACGCTCTCGCTCTGA
- a CDS encoding methyltransferase domain-containing protein, translating to MTDRSGTSATTASGFGTSGATGPARAANTARTAVVWDALSQLLSRLSDGEPLEIVDAGGGTGGAAVPLAELGHRVTVVEPSPDSLAALERRAAESGVTVRGVQGETQDLASLFPADSADLVLVHNVLEYVDEPAVALADVAGITRPGGAVSLLVTNAVAGALHRALAGHITDAQHLLSDADGRWGEADPMPRRFTRQQLLELIGHSGLTGESVRGVRVFADVLPGHAWEGDAQAGQHLVDLERAAADHPELIGIATQLHAIALKH from the coding sequence TTGACTGACAGGAGCGGCACGTCCGCGACCACCGCGAGCGGCTTCGGTACGAGCGGTGCGACCGGTCCCGCGCGGGCGGCCAACACCGCCCGGACCGCCGTGGTCTGGGACGCGCTCTCACAGCTGTTGTCCCGCCTCTCCGACGGTGAGCCCCTGGAAATCGTCGACGCGGGCGGCGGCACCGGTGGCGCCGCCGTCCCGCTCGCCGAGCTCGGTCACCGTGTGACCGTCGTCGAGCCCAGCCCGGACTCCCTGGCCGCCCTGGAGCGCCGCGCCGCGGAGAGCGGTGTCACGGTGCGCGGCGTCCAGGGGGAGACCCAGGACCTGGCCTCGCTCTTCCCGGCCGACAGCGCCGACCTCGTGCTGGTGCACAACGTGCTCGAGTACGTCGACGAACCCGCCGTGGCGCTGGCCGACGTCGCCGGTATCACCCGGCCCGGCGGCGCGGTCAGCCTGCTGGTGACCAACGCCGTCGCCGGTGCCCTGCACCGCGCCCTGGCCGGGCACATCACCGACGCCCAGCACCTGCTCTCGGACGCGGACGGCCGCTGGGGCGAGGCCGACCCCATGCCCCGCCGGTTCACCCGCCAGCAGCTCCTCGAACTCATCGGGCACTCCGGCCTGACCGGGGAGAGCGTGCGCGGGGTGCGCGTGTTCGCCGACGTCCTGCCCGGGCACGCCTGGGAGGGCGACGCCCAGGCCGGGCAGCACCTGGTGGACCTGGAGCGGGCCGCCGCCGACCACCCCGAGCTGATCGGCATCGCCACCCAGCTGCACGCCATCGCGCTCAAGCACTGA
- a CDS encoding ribose-phosphate diphosphokinase: protein MRDIVIFSGSAHTEIAEEICADLGKPLSPTRVSRFANDCLEVQLQANCRERDVFIIQPLVPPVQENLVELLLMLDAARGASAARTTVVMPHFAYARSDKKDAPRISIGGRLVADLLATAGASRVLAMTLHSPQVHGFFSVPVDHLHALGELADHFRGGDLSNTVVVSPDFGNVKEASAFARRLGTPVASGAKQRFSDDRVSVTSVIGDVADRDIIILDDEIARGSTVVGLIERLREQKVRSIRVACTHGLFSDGALDRLTAMDDVAEIVCTNTVPLAPEQTSPKLRVLSIAPALAEAIRRIHDGESVSTLFDIH from the coding sequence ATGCGAGACATCGTCATCTTCTCCGGCAGCGCACACACCGAAATCGCGGAGGAGATCTGCGCGGACCTCGGCAAGCCGCTCTCCCCCACCCGGGTCTCCCGGTTCGCCAACGACTGCCTGGAAGTACAGCTCCAGGCCAACTGCCGCGAACGCGACGTCTTCATCATCCAGCCGCTGGTCCCCCCGGTGCAGGAGAACCTCGTCGAGCTGCTCCTGATGCTGGACGCGGCCCGGGGCGCCTCCGCCGCACGGACCACGGTGGTCATGCCGCACTTCGCCTACGCACGCTCGGACAAGAAGGACGCGCCACGCATCTCCATCGGAGGGCGGCTGGTAGCCGATCTGCTCGCCACCGCGGGCGCCAGCAGGGTCCTGGCCATGACCCTGCACTCGCCCCAGGTCCACGGGTTCTTCAGCGTCCCGGTGGACCACCTGCACGCGCTCGGTGAGCTCGCCGACCACTTCCGGGGCGGGGATCTGTCCAACACGGTGGTGGTCTCCCCCGACTTCGGCAACGTCAAGGAGGCTTCGGCGTTCGCCCGCAGGCTGGGCACCCCGGTGGCGTCCGGGGCCAAGCAGCGGTTCAGTGACGACCGGGTGAGCGTCACGTCGGTGATCGGTGACGTCGCCGACCGGGACATCATCATCCTGGACGACGAGATCGCCAGGGGGAGCACCGTCGTGGGGCTGATCGAGCGGCTGCGCGAACAGAAGGTGCGTTCCATCCGCGTCGCCTGCACGCACGGGCTGTTCAGTGACGGGGCGCTGGACCGGCTCACCGCGATGGACGACGTGGCCGAGATCGTGTGCACGAACACGGTGCCCCTGGCCCCGGAGCAGACCTCACCGAAACTGCGGGTGCTGTCGATCGCGCCCGCGTTGGCCGAGGCGATCCGGCGCATCCACGACGGGGAGTCCGTCAGCACGCTCTTCGACATCCACTAG
- the dinB gene encoding DNA polymerase IV — MSRRQLERGAALRGVVTPDGIAPLDADFPPDGSGPDEGCHILHLDMDAFFASVEQLRHPEARGRPVIVGGTGPRSVVSSADYIARRHGVHSAMPMAQAVRLCPDALVYPPDGAAYRQASEAVMDILRSVTPLVQPLSLDEAFLDVSGARRRLGGPVRIAAMIRERVRREQRLTCSVGVAATRFVAKLGSTHCKPDGLLLVPTTTVHGFLDPLPIGALPGVGDKTERTLVRLGLRTVGALARTDPELLRMELGEKAGTRLAALARGEDPSPVVAETPDKSVGAEETFSVDVHDPGLVDRELLRLSEKVAHRLRASGQVGRTVSVKLRRADFSTITRAKTLSETTDVGREISAVARALYAASGLRGTPLRLVGVRVEGVAPVELSHRQLALGEEDTGWRDVERVMDRVKARFGPGAIQSAVLAKSDENDV, encoded by the coding sequence ATGAGCCGACGTCAACTGGAACGCGGTGCCGCTCTGCGGGGTGTGGTCACCCCCGACGGCATCGCTCCGCTGGACGCCGACTTCCCTCCGGACGGCTCCGGTCCGGACGAGGGCTGCCACATCCTGCACCTGGACATGGACGCGTTCTTCGCGAGCGTGGAGCAGCTGCGCCACCCCGAGGCGCGCGGCCGCCCCGTGATCGTGGGCGGTACCGGTCCGCGCAGTGTGGTCTCCTCCGCTGACTACATCGCCCGCCGCCACGGCGTGCACTCGGCGATGCCCATGGCCCAGGCGGTGCGGCTGTGCCCGGACGCCCTGGTCTACCCGCCGGACGGAGCCGCCTACCGGCAGGCCTCCGAAGCCGTCATGGACATCCTGCGCTCGGTCACGCCCCTCGTGCAGCCGTTGTCCCTGGACGAGGCTTTCCTGGACGTCTCCGGCGCCCGCCGGCGTCTGGGCGGCCCTGTGCGCATCGCCGCGATGATCCGCGAACGCGTCCGCCGGGAGCAGCGGCTCACCTGCTCCGTCGGGGTAGCCGCCACCCGTTTCGTGGCCAAGCTCGGCTCCACCCACTGCAAGCCCGACGGGCTGCTGCTGGTCCCCACCACCACCGTGCACGGCTTTCTGGACCCCCTGCCCATCGGGGCGCTGCCCGGGGTCGGGGACAAGACCGAACGCACACTCGTCCGGCTGGGCCTGCGCACCGTCGGCGCCCTGGCCCGGACCGACCCCGAACTCCTGCGCATGGAACTGGGCGAGAAGGCCGGTACCCGCCTGGCCGCGCTGGCCCGGGGCGAGGACCCCAGCCCGGTCGTCGCCGAGACCCCGGACAAGAGCGTGGGCGCGGAGGAGACCTTCTCCGTGGACGTGCATGACCCGGGCTTGGTCGACCGCGAGCTGCTGCGCCTGTCCGAGAAGGTCGCGCACCGGCTGCGCGCCTCGGGGCAGGTGGGGCGCACGGTGAGCGTGAAACTGCGCAGGGCCGACTTCTCCACGATCACCAGGGCGAAGACCCTCTCCGAGACCACGGACGTGGGGAGGGAGATCAGCGCTGTGGCGCGTGCGCTCTACGCGGCGTCGGGGCTGAGGGGTACTCCGCTGCGGCTGGTGGGGGTTCGTGTGGAAGGTGTCGCCCCGGTGGAACTTTCACACCGCCAGTTGGCGTTGGGGGAGGAGGACACGGGTTGGCGGGACGTTGAACGGGTTATGGACCGGGTGAAGGCCCGTTTCGGTCCGGGCGCGATACAGTCGGCCGTATTGGCCAAGAGTGACGAAAACGACGTATGA
- a CDS encoding DUF3040 domain-containing protein — translation MPLSEHEQRMLDQIERALYAEDPKFANTVRQTNPGVHYKRWIIKAVIGFVLGMGLLLLGLLLGGPDASLALPVTISVLGFIFMLASFLMGANAWRKAAGGAEAMLAEAENEPKKRKGDKRPGMMNRFEERWRRRQQGEE, via the coding sequence GTGCCGCTCTCTGAACACGAGCAGCGCATGCTCGACCAGATCGAGCGGGCGCTGTATGCCGAGGACCCGAAGTTCGCGAACACTGTTCGGCAGACGAACCCCGGAGTCCATTACAAGCGCTGGATCATCAAGGCCGTCATCGGCTTCGTGCTCGGCATGGGGTTGCTGCTCCTGGGGCTGCTGTTGGGAGGCCCGGACGCGTCGCTGGCACTTCCGGTCACCATCAGCGTCCTCGGCTTCATCTTCATGCTGGCCTCCTTCCTCATGGGGGCGAACGCCTGGCGTAAGGCCGCCGGCGGCGCGGAGGCGATGCTCGCGGAGGCCGAGAACGAGCCCAAGAAGCGCAAGGGCGACAAGCGTCCGGGAATGATGAACCGCTTCGAGGAGCGGTGGCGTCGCCGCCAGCAGGGTGAGGAGTAG
- a CDS encoding transglutaminaseTgpA domain-containing protein: MPLAAMVSMLAALPLLGGLIRGDWWGPAAVLIVAVAVVSALYRLTDRNAFPVPFLQLIVAALLFTPILAPGTGFLGIVPTAATFEQTWTLFEQGVHSINTSAPPVAATNGLRMIIALTFVVFAITADFLAVTARCPGMVGGLLLALMLVPLAVDGGGLTWGQAAVCAAGFLALLATDMWVRGREWGVRVPSGHDPAGRFSAGAVQLGTVVAAAATAILLALSLPLMMPSLRTDAFYTMADGNQFASNNSVTTTHPLVSLRRDLASSSDRTVLTYRTDAEDPEYLRTFVLDEFDGENWTMSPVHTDRDARVGGDLPLPPGWSEESDTSVTTRVSLDSDAPRMEFLPLPYPARTVEVSGDWYVDPDTLMVFTTDTPPTGFNFVVESAENQPDAQDLANAGAPRSLPNDYLRLPNGIDDRVQELTDSLTANADSAYARATALQDFFTGGAFTYDLSPPATPSDADPLSHFLLDDRIGYCEQFAGAMAIMARQADIPARVAVGYTAGQQVGEGRWSVAVSDAHAWPELYFEGSGWVRFEPTPASSQGQGSATVPDYTSGADVEPEPVPEPEPTDPSGPEPSESPTEESSASPEASDSPEDEPTEEAGGTAGGSTSSNAMPWWPALVGVIAALLLLAAPALTRALIRGSRRAALASGGVAGAHTAWRELRDTCLDLGLDWVLTESPRATAARLGSFREDGSVLPGEAHAAIWRLARAEEAARYAPDPETGTQMAADLATATAGLSANASGSDRWRALLLPRSLAPWQRPRTAAEAVPATS, encoded by the coding sequence ATGCCGCTGGCCGCCATGGTCTCGATGCTGGCGGCGCTGCCGCTCCTGGGCGGGCTGATCCGCGGCGACTGGTGGGGCCCGGCCGCGGTCCTCATCGTCGCGGTGGCCGTGGTCTCCGCGCTGTACCGCCTGACCGACCGCAACGCGTTCCCGGTGCCCTTCCTCCAGCTGATCGTCGCGGCGCTGCTGTTCACGCCGATCCTCGCCCCGGGCACCGGTTTCCTCGGCATCGTTCCGACCGCGGCCACCTTCGAGCAGACCTGGACGCTGTTCGAGCAGGGCGTGCACAGCATCAACACCAGCGCTCCCCCGGTGGCCGCCACCAACGGGCTGAGGATGATCATCGCGCTGACCTTCGTGGTGTTCGCGATCACCGCGGACTTCCTGGCGGTGACCGCCCGCTGCCCGGGGATGGTCGGCGGCCTGCTGCTGGCGCTGATGCTGGTACCGCTGGCCGTGGACGGCGGCGGTCTGACCTGGGGCCAGGCCGCTGTCTGCGCCGCGGGCTTCCTCGCCCTGCTCGCCACGGACATGTGGGTTCGGGGACGTGAGTGGGGGGTCCGGGTCCCGAGCGGGCACGACCCTGCCGGCCGCTTCAGCGCGGGCGCCGTCCAGCTGGGCACCGTGGTCGCCGCCGCGGCCACCGCGATCCTGCTGGCCCTGTCGCTGCCCCTGATGATGCCCTCCCTGCGCACCGACGCCTTCTACACGATGGCCGACGGCAACCAGTTCGCCTCGAACAACAGCGTGACCACCACACACCCGCTGGTCTCGCTCCGCCGCGACCTGGCCTCCTCCTCCGACCGCACGGTGCTGACCTACCGCACCGACGCCGAGGACCCCGAGTACCTGCGCACCTTCGTCCTGGACGAGTTCGACGGCGAGAACTGGACGATGTCCCCGGTGCACACCGACCGCGACGCCAGGGTCGGCGGCGACCTGCCGCTGCCCCCGGGGTGGTCGGAGGAGTCCGACACCTCGGTCACCACCCGGGTGTCCCTGGACTCCGACGCCCCCCGGATGGAGTTCCTGCCGCTGCCCTACCCGGCGCGCACGGTGGAGGTGTCCGGCGACTGGTACGTGGACCCCGACACCCTGATGGTGTTCACCACGGACACCCCGCCGACCGGCTTCAACTTCGTGGTGGAGTCCGCCGAGAACCAGCCCGACGCCCAGGACCTGGCCAACGCCGGAGCGCCGCGCTCACTGCCCAACGACTACCTCAGGCTGCCCAACGGCATCGACGACCGCGTGCAGGAGCTCACCGACTCCCTGACCGCGAACGCCGACTCCGCCTATGCGCGTGCCACCGCCCTTCAGGACTTCTTCACCGGCGGCGCCTTCACGTACGACCTGAGCCCGCCCGCCACACCCAGTGACGCCGACCCGCTGTCGCACTTCCTCCTGGACGACCGGATCGGCTACTGCGAGCAGTTCGCCGGGGCGATGGCGATCATGGCCCGCCAGGCCGACATCCCGGCCCGGGTCGCGGTGGGCTACACCGCGGGTCAGCAGGTGGGCGAAGGCCGCTGGTCGGTGGCGGTGAGCGACGCGCACGCCTGGCCGGAACTGTACTTCGAGGGTTCGGGCTGGGTGCGCTTCGAGCCCACCCCGGCCTCCTCGCAGGGCCAGGGCTCGGCCACGGTCCCCGACTACACCTCCGGGGCCGACGTCGAACCCGAGCCCGTCCCCGAGCCGGAGCCCACGGACCCCAGCGGCCCCGAGCCGAGCGAGTCCCCGACCGAGGAGTCCAGCGCCTCCCCCGAGGCCAGCGATTCCCCCGAGGACGAGCCCACCGAGGAGGCCGGCGGCACCGCGGGCGGAAGCACCAGCTCGAACGCGATGCCCTGGTGGCCCGCGTTGGTCGGCGTGATCGCCGCCCTGCTGCTGTTGGCCGCCCCGGCCCTGACCCGGGCCCTGATCCGCGGCTCCCGCCGGGCCGCCCTGGCCTCGGGCGGGGTCGCCGGAGCCCACACCGCCTGGCGGGAACTGCGCGACACCTGCCTGGACCTGGGCCTGGACTGGGTGCTCACCGAGAGCCCCCGGGCGACCGCCGCCCGCCTGGGCTCCTTCCGCGAGGACGGAAGCGTCCTGCCCGGCGAGGCCCACGCCGCCATCTGGCGTCTGGCCCGAGCCGAGGAGGCCGCCCGCTACGCCCCGGACCCGGAGACCGGCACCCAGATGGCCGCCGACCTGGCCACGGCCACGGCGGGCCTGTCCGCCAACGCCTCTGGCAGCGACCGCTGGCGCGCCCTCCTGCTCCCGCGCTCCCTGGCCCCCTGGCAGCGCCCCAGAACCGCTGCGGAAGCCGTCCCCGCCACTTCCTGA
- a CDS encoding DUF58 domain-containing protein encodes MRPHRTLTARGGLMLFFGVVALVCGFVIGQRELVGVGLFLLLVPPISALTILGATNRVVHSRALNPPRVPAGTDTRILIRVGNSSLTWPVSWVRIEDTLPVRLGYEPRYTVGHLAPRAVRDVTYLVRPAVRGRYPVGPLRVSVVDPLGCVRVTREVGAPTPLLVTPAVVPLAVLGASDGSQGENSPRRSVNGAGEQDPIPREYRYGDEMRRVHWRSTAKHGELMVRRDEQHWREHSTLLLDTRDAAHTGEGPWSSLETAVSVAASVAVNLLDSGHELRLHTERGQLFTEHASGVLDGLATVEASEAGSLHGGISTLEGARGSSASLVVAVLGALSPEDASALSRVRGSGPHVAVLCVRAAWDTSENTRRIAELLSANGWRVLPVADPTELPALWQQAISPGSSGFPGRSGFPPSASTRTGEVPLTPAGPHIPWEGSR; translated from the coding sequence ATGCGCCCGCACCGAACCCTCACCGCCCGCGGTGGACTGATGCTGTTCTTCGGCGTGGTCGCGCTCGTGTGCGGTTTCGTCATCGGCCAGCGAGAGCTGGTGGGAGTGGGCCTCTTCTTGCTCCTGGTGCCGCCGATCTCCGCGCTGACCATCCTCGGGGCGACCAACCGGGTGGTGCACAGCCGGGCGCTGAACCCGCCGCGCGTCCCGGCCGGGACGGACACCCGGATCCTGATCCGGGTCGGCAACTCCTCCCTCACCTGGCCGGTGAGCTGGGTACGGATCGAGGACACCCTGCCGGTGCGTCTGGGTTACGAACCCCGGTACACAGTGGGCCACCTGGCCCCGCGCGCGGTCCGCGACGTCACCTACCTGGTCCGCCCGGCGGTCCGCGGCCGCTACCCCGTCGGTCCGCTCCGGGTGAGCGTGGTGGACCCGCTGGGCTGTGTCCGGGTGACCCGTGAGGTCGGCGCGCCCACGCCCCTGCTCGTGACCCCGGCCGTGGTCCCGCTCGCCGTCCTCGGCGCCTCCGACGGCTCCCAGGGTGAGAACTCGCCGCGCCGTTCGGTGAACGGCGCCGGTGAGCAGGACCCCATTCCGCGCGAGTACCGCTACGGCGACGAGATGCGCCGGGTGCACTGGCGCTCCACCGCCAAGCACGGCGAGCTCATGGTGCGCCGGGACGAACAGCACTGGCGGGAGCACAGCACCCTGCTCCTGGACACCCGGGACGCGGCCCACACCGGAGAGGGCCCCTGGAGCTCCCTGGAGACCGCGGTGAGCGTGGCCGCCTCCGTCGCGGTGAACCTCCTGGACAGCGGGCACGAACTGCGCCTGCACACCGAGCGGGGCCAGCTGTTCACCGAGCACGCGTCCGGCGTCCTGGACGGGCTCGCCACCGTGGAGGCCTCCGAGGCGGGCAGTCTCCACGGCGGGATCAGCACCCTGGAAGGGGCCCGCGGATCCTCGGCCAGCCTGGTGGTGGCGGTCCTGGGCGCACTCTCCCCGGAGGACGCCTCTGCGCTCTCCCGGGTGCGCGGCTCCGGACCGCACGTGGCGGTGCTGTGTGTGCGGGCCGCCTGGGACACCTCCGAAAACACCCGGCGCATCGCTGAACTACTCTCCGCCAACGGCTGGCGAGTACTCCCCGTCGCCGACCCGACCGAACTGCCCGCTCTGTGGCAGCAGGCGATCTCCCCCGGCTCCTCCGGGTTTCCCGGCCGCTCCGGTTTCCCGCCCTCTGCCAGCACCCGCACCGGGGAGGTCCCCCTGACCCCGGCGGGCCCCCACATCCCCTGGGAGGGGTCCCGTTGA
- a CDS encoding AAA family ATPase, which translates to MSLGTQHDGHGGDVRGDVNAVVAVADRVRGAIETVIEGKPEVLRIALTVMLAEGHLLVEDVPGVGKTMMAKALGRAVDCSVQRVQFTPDLLPSDITGVSVYHQDRNEFEFNPGPVFANIVLGDEINRASPKTQSALLECMEERQVSVDGQTRALERPFMVVATQNPADMEGTYALPEAQRDRFMARVSVGYPSPQAELDMIDSHSSRSPLEQLAPVTNAAEIRSLVDRVHNVHMAPGMRRYVVDLVNSTRTAPELKLGASPRATLHLVRAARAHAALEGRHYVVPDDVQALAVPVLAHRLLPGPEAQMERLSAEQIVAKLVARLPVPGPR; encoded by the coding sequence GTGTCACTCGGCACACAGCACGACGGTCACGGGGGCGACGTCCGAGGGGACGTCAATGCCGTTGTCGCCGTCGCCGACCGCGTCCGCGGCGCGATCGAGACGGTCATCGAGGGCAAACCCGAGGTGCTGCGCATCGCGCTCACCGTCATGCTCGCCGAGGGCCACCTTCTCGTCGAAGACGTCCCCGGCGTCGGCAAGACCATGATGGCCAAGGCCCTGGGCCGGGCCGTGGACTGCTCCGTACAGCGCGTGCAGTTCACCCCGGACCTGCTGCCCAGCGACATCACCGGGGTCAGCGTCTACCACCAGGACCGCAACGAGTTCGAGTTCAACCCGGGCCCCGTGTTCGCCAACATCGTGCTCGGCGACGAGATCAACCGGGCCTCGCCCAAGACGCAGTCAGCCCTCCTGGAATGCATGGAGGAACGACAGGTCAGCGTCGACGGGCAGACCCGGGCCCTGGAGCGGCCGTTCATGGTCGTGGCGACCCAGAACCCGGCCGACATGGAGGGCACCTACGCCCTGCCCGAGGCGCAGCGGGACCGGTTCATGGCCCGCGTCTCCGTCGGTTACCCCTCGCCCCAGGCCGAGCTGGACATGATCGACAGCCACAGCTCCCGTTCCCCGCTGGAGCAGCTGGCCCCGGTCACCAACGCGGCCGAGATCCGCTCCCTGGTGGACCGCGTCCACAACGTGCACATGGCGCCGGGGATGCGCCGCTACGTCGTGGACCTGGTCAACTCCACCCGGACCGCACCCGAACTCAAGCTGGGCGCCTCGCCCCGCGCCACCCTGCACCTGGTGCGCGCGGCCCGGGCCCACGCGGCTCTGGAGGGGCGCCACTACGTCGTCCCCGACGACGTGCAGGCCCTGGCCGTCCCGGTCCTGGCCCACCGGCTGCTGCCCGGACCCGAAGCACAGATGGAACGGCTCAGTGCCGAGCAGATCGTGGCCAAGCTGGTCGCCCGCCTGCCGGTCCCCGGGCCTCGCTGA
- the mraZ gene encoding division/cell wall cluster transcriptional repressor MraZ: MFLGTHTPRLDQKGRLFLPAKYRDELSGGLVITKGQEHCLYVFPTAEFSRITDALRSAPVTAKAVRDYSRVLFASASDESCDKQGRVTIPPKLRAYAGLDRDCVVIGANTRLEIWDVTAWSEYEAEQEQAFSQLSEEVLPGVL, translated from the coding sequence GTGTTCCTCGGCACCCACACACCTCGCCTCGACCAGAAGGGACGGCTGTTCCTTCCCGCGAAGTACCGCGACGAACTGTCGGGGGGTTTGGTGATCACGAAAGGCCAGGAGCACTGTCTCTACGTCTTTCCGACGGCCGAGTTCAGCCGCATCACCGACGCCCTGCGCTCCGCCCCGGTCACCGCCAAGGCGGTTCGCGACTACAGCCGCGTCCTCTTCGCCAGCGCGTCGGACGAGTCCTGTGACAAGCAGGGCAGGGTCACGATCCCGCCGAAACTGCGCGCCTACGCGGGCTTGGACCGCGATTGCGTCGTGATCGGCGCCAACACGCGCCTGGAGATCTGGGACGTCACCGCGTGGTCGGAGTACGAGGCCGAGCAGGAGCAGGCGTTCTCGCAACTCTCAGAGGAGGTGCTGCCCGGGGTGCTGTGA